The Apibacter raozihei DNA segment TAAGGATAACATCCGGGCAGATATAAAAGTAGCCTTTTTCATTCGGGTAAATAAATCGGTGGACGATGTCATCAACGTAGCGCAGACTTTAGGTTGTGAAAGAGCCAGTGATGTGGAAACTCTTAGAAATATATTTGAAGCCAAATTTTCAGAAGCGTTAAAAACCGTAGGAAAAAAATTCGAATTTATTGAACTTTATGAAGCACGCCGGGAATTCAGGGATGAAATCCTGAATATAATAGGCACAGATCTAAACGGTTATAACCTGGACGATTGTGCTATTGATTATCTGGAACAAACCAATTTAAGCTTTTTAGATCCTCAGAATATTCTGGATTCCGAAGGTATTAAAAAAATTACCGAATTAACAGCTACCCAAAACATTAATGCTAACCTAATCCGAAGAGATGAGCAAAAAACCATCAAAAAACAAGATGTGGAAGCTCGTGAAGCGATTTTGGAACTGGAAAGACAGTTAGCCGAAAAAGAAGAAAAACAAAGACGGGAAGTAGATAACATCAAAGCCCGCGAAGAAGCTGAAATCTTAAAAGTTCGTGAAGAAGAACGATTAAAATCTGAAACTGTACGGATTACCACAGAGGAAAGTCTGGCTGTGCAGGAAGAAAATAAACTCAGACAGATTATCATAGCTGCTAAAAATAAGGAAAGAACCGATGCGGTGGAAACGGAAAGAGTGGAAAAAGACCGTGCGCTGGAACAAACCGAAAGAGAAAGAATTGTAACACTTGCTCAAATTAATAAAGAAAAAGTCGTAGAGGAAGAAAAGAAAAATATTCAGGACGTTATCCGAGAAAGAGTACAGTTAGAAAAAGGCGTAGTAGAAGAACAACAAAATGTTAAAGACATAGAAGTACTACGGGAAGTAGAACGTAACAAACAAGCCGGTATTACCTTAGCCAGCCAGCAGGCAGAAGAAAATTTAATAAAAACGGTAAAAGAAGCCGAAGCTTTAAAACAAGCCGAAGAACAAAAAGCACAACAATTACTTATTGATGCAGAAGCACAAAAAGAGGCGGCTGTAAAAAATGCAGAAGCCAGAAAAACCTTAGCCGATGCTCAGGCACGGGAAGATGCTACTTTTGGGCTGGCAGAAGCCGAAGTAATTAAAGCCAAAGCAGAAGCCGATGAACAAAAAGGTATCGTTGAAGCCAACATAATTGAGAAAAAAGCCAAAGCTGAAGCTGTAGGAATTGAAGCCAAGGCAGAGGCAAAACGCAAAGAAGGATTAGTGGAAGCCGAAGTAACCCGTGAAAAAGCGTTAGCGTCCGCAGAAGGAGAAGCCAGCATTATTGAAAAAACTTCAGTGGCCGAAGCTACCGGTATAC contains these protein-coding regions:
- a CDS encoding flotillin family protein; the encoded protein is MEIGGIIAIIVGTFMFIILLFLAILASFYKKIPQGKAIVRTGVGGTKVAFNKGIYVIPVFHKMEIMDISVKKLQIERMEQDGLICKDNIRADIKVAFFIRVNKSVDDVINVAQTLGCERASDVETLRNIFEAKFSEALKTVGKKFEFIELYEARREFRDEILNIIGTDLNGYNLDDCAIDYLEQTNLSFLDPQNILDSEGIKKITELTATQNINANLIRRDEQKTIKKQDVEAREAILELERQLAEKEEKQRREVDNIKAREEAEILKVREEERLKSETVRITTEESLAVQEENKLRQIIIAAKNKERTDAVETERVEKDRALEQTERERIVTLAQINKEKVVEEEKKNIQDVIRERVQLEKGVVEEQQNVKDIEVLREVERNKQAGITLASQQAEENLIKTVKEAEALKQAEEQKAQQLLIDAEAQKEAAVKNAEARKTLADAQAREDATFGLAEAEVIKAKAEADEQKGIVEANIIEKKAKAEAVGIEAKAEAKRKEGLVEAEVTREKALASAEGEASIIEKTSVAEATGIQAKAEAKRKEGLAEAEVIKQKALSEAEGIHEKAEAMKKLDGVGKDHEEFKLKLQKDKDVELAQIHIQKDVAQAQASVLSEAMKSAKIDIVGGESTFFENMINQISRAKGFDKLVGESQTITEIKDALLGDGSGEGDLYERIRNYAEKLNISSEDIKNLSIASLIFKMQQNAESDDQSVLGNLFTLAKTLGISNKKLG